The following proteins are encoded in a genomic region of Anticarsia gemmatalis isolate Benzon Research Colony breed Stoneville strain chromosome 17, ilAntGemm2 primary, whole genome shotgun sequence:
- the LOC142979726 gene encoding leptin receptor overlapping transcript-like 1 isoform X2, whose product MAGIKGLVSLAFAGSIGMTLVILACALPDYQKWWPFFVVIFYVLCPVPTLIARRHTDGTSGTNSACMETAIFITMGFIVSSFALPIVLARASAIAWGACHLTLAGNVIVYLTILGFFTIFDMDDSDYTM is encoded by the exons ATGGCTGGAATCAAAGGT ttgGTGTCCCTGGCATTTGCTGGTTCCATTGGAATGACTTTAGTTATTCTTGCCTGTGCCTTACCAGATTATCA GAAATGGTGGCCATTCTTTGTTGTGATATTCTATGTGTTGTGCCCTGTCCCAACTCTGATCGCGCGTCGCCACACCGACGGCACCAGTGGCACTAACTCAGCATGCATGGAGACAGCAATCTTCATTACAATGGGATTCATTGTCAGCTCCTTTGCTTTACCTATCGTCCTGGCGAGGGCTTCTGCt atTGCGTGGGGAGCCTGTCATTTGACACTGGCCGGTAATGTGATAGTGTACCTCACTATCCTTGGATTCTTCACCATCTTTGATATGGACGACTCCGACTATACAATGTG A
- the LOC142979726 gene encoding leptin receptor overlapping transcript-like 1 isoform X1 — protein MAGIKGLVSLAFAGSIGMTLVILACALPDYQKWWPFFVVIFYVLCPVPTLIARRHTDGTSGTNSACMETAIFITMGFIVSSFALPIVLARASAIAWGACHLTLAGNVIVYLTILGFFTIFDMDDSDYTMW, from the exons ATGGCTGGAATCAAAGGT ttgGTGTCCCTGGCATTTGCTGGTTCCATTGGAATGACTTTAGTTATTCTTGCCTGTGCCTTACCAGATTATCA GAAATGGTGGCCATTCTTTGTTGTGATATTCTATGTGTTGTGCCCTGTCCCAACTCTGATCGCGCGTCGCCACACCGACGGCACCAGTGGCACTAACTCAGCATGCATGGAGACAGCAATCTTCATTACAATGGGATTCATTGTCAGCTCCTTTGCTTTACCTATCGTCCTGGCGAGGGCTTCTGCt atTGCGTGGGGAGCCTGTCATTTGACACTGGCCGGTAATGTGATAGTGTACCTCACTATCCTTGGATTCTTCACCATCTTTGATATGGACGACTCCGACTATACAATGTGGTGA
- the Polr2E gene encoding DNA-directed RNA polymerases I, II, and III subunit Rpb5, protein MDDDAETYKLWRIRKTVMQLCHDRGYLVTQDELDQTLDQFKEQFGDKPSEKRPSRSDLIVLVAHNDDPTDQMFVFFPDEPKIGIKTIKTYCTRMQEENIHRAIVVVQAGMTPSAKQSLVDMAPKYILEQFLESELLINITEHELVPEHIVLTPDEKAELLTRYKLKENMLMRIQAGDPVARYFGLKRGQVVKIIRSSETAGRYISYRLVC, encoded by the exons ATGGATGATGATGCGGAAACTTACAAACTTTGGCGTATCCGAAAAACAGTGATGCAA TTGTGCCATGATCGTGGATACTTAGTCACGCAGGATGAATTGGACCAGACGTTGGATCAGTTCAAAGAACAATTTGGAGACAAACCCAG TGAGAAGCGGCCATCAAGAAGTGACTTGATTGTCCTAGTAGCCCACAACGATGACCCTACAGATCAAATGTTCGTGTTCTTCCCTGATGAACCTAAAATCGGTATCAAGACTATCAAAACATATTGTACAAGAATGCAAGAAGAAAATATTCATAGAGCTATTGTCGTGGTACAAGCag GTATGACACCATCAGCCAAGCAGTCACTAGTAGACATGGCACCCAAATACATTCTTGAACAATTCTTAGAATCAGAGCTACTGATCAACATCACAGAACATGAGCTGGTGCCTGAACATATTGTACTGACTCCTGACGAGAAAGCTGAATTATTGACTAGATA TAAATTGAAAGAGAACATGTTGATGAGGATACAAGCTGGTGACCCAGTGGCGCGATATTTTGGACTTAAGAGAGGACAG GTGGTGAAGATCATCCGATCGTCAGAAACTGCCGGGCGATACATTTCTTATAGATTAGTATGttaa
- the Arp3 gene encoding actin-related protein 3, producing MGDHLPACVIDVGTGYTKLGFAGNKEPQFIIPSAIAIKETAKVGDQNTRRMAKAVEDLDFFIGDEAFDATGYSVKYPVRHGLVEDWDLMERYIEQCIFKYLRAEPEDHHFLLTEPPLNTPENREYLAEIMFESFNVPGLYIAVQAVLALAASWKSRASAERTFTGIVVDSGDGVTHIVPVAEGYVIGSCIKHIPIAGRNITSFIQSLLREREVGIPPEQSLETAKAIKEKYSYICPDIAKEFAKYDADPGKWMKKYTGINAITKNPFSVDVGYERFLGPEIFFHPEFSNADFTVPLNEMVDEVIQSCPIDVRRGLYGNIVLSGGSTMFRDFGRRLQRDIKRTVDARLKLSTTLSEGRITPKPVDVQVISHNMQRYAVWFGGSMLGSTPEFYQVCHTKQAYMEYGPSICRHNPVFGTMT from the coding sequence ATGGGTGATCATTTACCTGCGTGTGTGATCGATGTCGGTACGGGGTACACCAAACTGGGCTTTGCCGGTAACAAGGAACCACAGTTTATCATTCCGTCAGCCATAGCGATAAAAGAAACTGCGAAAGTTGGCGATCAAAATACTCGTCGTATGGCTAAGGCCGTAGAAGATCTAGATTTCTTCATTGGCGATGAAGCATTCGATGCCACGGGCTACTCTGTCAAGTATCCCGTGCGCCATGGACTCGTTGAAGATTGGGATCTAATGGAACGTTACATTGAGCAATGTATCTTCAAGTACTTGAGGGCGGAGCCAGAAGATCACCATTTCTTGCTCACCGAGCCGCCTCTAAACACTCCCGAGAACAGGGAGTATTTAGCTGAGATAATGTTTGAGTCATTCAATGTACCAGGTCTGTATATAGCTGTACAAGCTGTGCTGGCACTCGCAGCGTCGTGGAAGTCGCGGGCGTCGGCTGAGCGTACATTCACAGGCATTGTTGTTGATAGTGGAGATGGTGTCACCCATATTGTGCCTGTGGCTGAAGGATATGTGATTGGATCTTGTATTAAGCACATTCCAATTGCAGGAAGAAATATTACCTCATTCATCCAGTCATTATTGAGAGAGAGGGAGGTTGGTATTCCTCCAGAACAAAGTTTGGAAACAGCCAAAGctatcaaagaaaaatatagttatatttgCCCCGATATAGCCAAAGAGTTTGCTAAATATGACGCAGATCCTGGTAAATGGATGAAAAAATACACAGGTATTAATGCAATCACTAAAAACCCATTTTCAGTGGATGTGGGCTATGAAAGATTTTTGGGACCTGAGATTTTCTTTCATCCAGAGTTCTCTAATGCTGATTTCACTGTGCCACTCAATGAAATGGTGGATGAGGTTATACAGTCTTGCCCGATTGATGTAAGGAGAGGTTTATATGGGAACATTGTATTGTCTGGTGGCTCCACCATGTTCCGTGACTTTGGAAGGAGACTGCAGCGTGACATCAAGAGGACTGTAGATGCAAGACTGAAGCTGTCAACTACTCTGTCTGAGGGCCGCATTACACCAAAACCAGTAGATGTTCAAGTGATTTCACACAACATGCAGCGGTATGCTGTGTGGTTTGGAGGCAGTATGTTGGGCTCTACCCCAGAGTTCTACCAAGTGTGCCACACCAAACAAGCATACATGGAGTATGGACCCAGTATTTGCAGGCACAATCCCGTATTTGGCACCATGACATAA